The Episyrphus balteatus chromosome 4, idEpiBalt1.1, whole genome shotgun sequence genome includes a window with the following:
- the LOC129919688 gene encoding zygotic gap protein knirps — translation MNQTCKVCGEPAAGFHFGAFTCEGCKSFFGRSYNNLSSISECKNHGKCVIDKKNRTTCKACRLRKCYTVGMSKGGSRYGRRSNWFKIHCLLQEQQQQAAEAAGKHGFGGDMGSAAAAAAVAAAQAPSLASHMGMLGYPGYLPEMMSNPDAFKSSFHSQFLSRHPDAAIAAAAAADYHQHQQQQQMQQSSASSAAAAAAAMPFFMMNSMPISSRSAFQLPPHLLFPAGGPGGYHAAADAYHRADEMFKHRQSVDTLSEGSNNRWNESCSPEARNEELISPAARCSSKSPLNDRERSPSSVRSMTRSPLEVSRTPESRESPNLPAQEAQIDIMDPSASPIHSHHSSLPSPITHNITPTTTTNEEAAAYHMKLQSESPVSICSVTDQEQDSPMDLSMKAQRSRSASRTASTSVPSDSQSLISGGESDIQSESSEEEIRLARRKFYHLSENESDVSQDIAESVKRQKLVEEQGYNYGVSSNGSMNSTSLRGIFVCV, via the exons ATGAATCAAACGTGTAAGGTATGTGGCGAACCTGCCGCCGGTTTTCATTTTGGTGCCTTTACTTGCGAAGGATGCAAG tcatttttcggTCGATCATACAACAACCTTTCGTCAATCAGTGAATGTAAAAATCACGGCAAATGCGTCATTGATAAGAAAAACCGTACAACTTGCAAAGCATGCAGATTGCGCAAGTGTTACACAGTGGGCATGTCCAAAGGCGGCTCACGCTATGGCAGACGCTCGAATTGGTTCAAAATCCATTGCTTGTTGCAGGAACAACAACAGCAAGCTGCCGAAGCCGCCGGCAAACACGGTTTTGGCGGTGATATGGGATCGGCTGCGGCTGCTGCTGCCGTCGCCGCAGCACAAGCACCATCTCTAGCCTCACACATGGGAATGTTAGGCTATCCGGGCTATTTGCCGGAAATGATGTCAAATCCGGATGCATTTAAAAGTTCATTTCATAGTCAATTTTTGTCAAGACATCCTGATGCAGCTATAGCAGCTGCCGCTGCTGCTGATTACCATCaacatcagcaacaacaacaaatgcagCAATCTTCAGCATCATCagctgcagcagcagcagcagcaatgcCATTCTTCATGATGAACTCAATGCCAATATCATCACGATCTGCATTCCAATTGCCACCACATTTGCTCTTCCCTGCTGGCGGACCGGGTGGATATCATGCTGCTGCGGATGCATATCATCGTGCCGATGAAATGTTTAAACATCGTCAGTCTGTGGATACATTGTCCGAAGGTTCGAATAATCGTTGGAATGAAAGTTGCAGTCCTGAGGCTAGAAATGAAGAACTTATTAGTCCTGCTGCTCGTTGTTCATCCAAATCACCATTAAATGATCGTGAAAGAAGTCCATCGTCGGTTAGGTCGATGACACGTTCACCACTTGAAGTTAGTCGAACTCCAGAGAGTCGCGAATCACCAAATCTGCCTGCACAAGAAGCTCAAATTGATATAATGGATCCTTCTGCTTCGCCAATTCATTCCCACCATTCATCATTACCATCACCAATCACCCACAATATCACACCCACCACCACCACAAATGAAGAAGCCGCTGCTTATCATATGAAATTGCAATCAGAATCACCAGTTTCGATTTGTTCTGTAACCGATCAAGAACAAGATAGTCCAATGGATTTGAGTATGAAAGCGCAACGCAGTCGATCTGCATCGAGAACTGCTTCCACATCAGTCCCTTCCGATAGCCAAAGTTTAATTTCCGGTGGAGAAAGTGATATTCAAAGTGAGTCGAGTGAAGAAGAAATTCGTTTGGCACGAAGGAAATTCTATCATTTGAGTGAAAATGAATCGGATGTCTCACAAGATATTGCAGAAAGTGTTAAAAGGCAAAAGCTTGTTGAAGAACAAGGATATAATTATGGGGTCAGTA